GGCCGTTCTCGGCACCGCGTTCTTCCAGCGCCGTCATCTTCGGCGGCGAAGCCACCTTGGCGAGATCGGGCTGACGCAATCCTGACGAGTCGTCGAGCACAAACTTGCAGTCGAGCGCCACCACCCGGCCGTCCTTGAGGAGCGCGAGCGGATTGATCTCAACCAGTTCGGCGTCCTTGGCATCGAAGATCGCATAGAGCTTCGCCAGAACTTCGCCGACCGCGTCGGTGGCCGAACCCAGCGGAAGCCCCTTCAGCATCGCCGCCGCATCGGCGGCGCTGAAGCCCTTGTGGATATCGACGACATGCTTGCGAATAGCATCCGGATGGGTTTCGGCCACCTCCTCGATGTCCATGCCGCCTTCGGTCGAAAACAGCACCAAAGGCGCGCGGCTCGCGACGTCGATCAGAACGGCGGCGTAAAGCTCGCGCTCGATCGGGCATAGCTGCTCGACCAGCACCTGCGAGACACGATGACCGCCGATGCTCATCGACAGGATGTCCCGCGCGGCGCTTGCCGCTTCATCGGCCGTTTTGGCGATCTTGATGCCGCCCGACTTGCCGCGCTTTCCGGTCGGCACCTGCGCCTTGATGACGGATGGGCCGATGGCGGTGACCGCCGCCGCGGCTTCCTCCGGCGTCTTGCACACGCGGCCTTCCGGCGTGGGAATGCCGGCCGGCACGAGCACGTGGTGCTTCGCTGCATACTCCTCGAGATTCATGTCCTGCCCCTTACTTGCCGTAGCGCGCCCAGTGCGGCCCGAACATCTCTTCCTCGGTCGGCTTGTCCTCCGGGATCGGCGTGACAAGATGCGTGATGTTGATGAAGTGCTTGTAGTTCAGGTTCTCGGAGATGCTGTTCTTCTGCCAGGAGCCGCAGCCCATGGTCAGCGTGAACTCAAGGCCGCTGTCGAAACCGCCGCCATTTCCGAAAGTGTGGGCGAAGTTGACGAGAACGCGTACCACCGGAAGGTCTTCTGCGAGATCGCGCGCGCGCTCCAGCTTGGTGGTGTGAAGGCCCATCGAATGGCCCTTGCCCTGATGGTTGAGAAGTTTGCGGACGGTTTCCTTCGCGTCGGCAAAATCCCTGGCACGATAGACCGTCAGCACCAGCGACAGCTTTTCGCCGGAGAGCGGATGGTCGCGGCCGATACCGGTTTCCTCGACGAGAAGGAATTTCGACTTCGCCGCTTCAGCCGGAAGACCGAAGGCTTCCGCGAGAATCGACATGTCACGCGCGATCAGATGGCGGTTGAGCTTGCCGTTCTTCCACAGTTCGCTGACGACCTTGTTCTTGGACGATGGATCGACAAGGAAGGCGCCTGCCCGCTTCAGTGCGGCAATCGCCTGATCGTAACAGGCATCGACAATCACCACCGAGTTTTCCGAGGAACACGAGGTGGAGTTGTCGAAGGTCTTGGATGCGCAGATTTTCTGCGCGGCGGAATCGAAATCCGCGGTCTCGTCGATGATGACCGGCACATTGCCGACACCGACACCGATCGCCGGCGTGCCGCTCGAATAACCGCGGCGCACATTGTCCTGCGAGCCGGTGATAACGACGAGATCGACCGCCTCCATCAGCGCCTGAGTCGTTTCCTTGGTGATCGGCGACGGCAGGATCTGCACCAGATCCTTCGGCAGGCCGATCTGAGCCAGCGCGTCGCGCATGAATTCGACGACCATTTCCGTGGTGCGAAGACCGAGCGGCGATGGCGCGATGATGATGGCGTTGCGGCCCTTGATCGCCATCAGCGCCTTGTTGACCGGCGTGGCGCCGGGGTTGGTCGATGGCGTGATCGCGCCGACGACGCCGATCGGCTTGGCGAACTTCACGATGCCACGCTTCACGTCGCGCTCGATCTCGCCGACCGTCTTCGCGCGCAGCATGTCGCGCAGGGTGCCAAACGTCTTGCGCTGCTTCTTGATGATCTTATCCGGGACGTTTCCGAGGCCCGTGTCCTTCACGGCCATCTCGGCCAGCGCCTTGGCGTGTTCCGGCTTGTAAAGCGACCACGCCACCGCGCGCACTGCTTCATCGGTCCGCGCCTGATCGGCTTCCGCGAAGATCTCCTGCGCCGCGCGGGCCTTCTTCATCAGATCGGCCGCAATCTGCTGCGCATCCGAATTCCGGTTCTGCATTTCAACGACGACACTCATGATTTTCTCCATTCATCAAAATTCGAGGGGCCGCATCCTCCAACAGACGAGGCACGACCGTTCCGGTTGTTCAGGCCGGCGTGGGGCGCGGCGCCGTAGGGTCGCTGCGGACATCGACGAAGCGTTCACCCGGCTTGCATGTGAACGCCAGCATCGCACCAATCAGAAGAAACGCGAGCGATCCGATGAACGGGACGTCCCAGCGCCCCGTCAGATCAATCGCATATCCGAACACCACCGGAGATATAATCCCGGCCATGCCGAAACCAAAGTTCATAAAACCGGACGCCGAGCCGGAAAATTCCGGCGCGATATCCATCGGGATCGCCCAGATCGGGGCAACGATCAACTCCGCGAAGAAGAATGCGAAACTGAGGCAGGTCGCCACGGTCGTGAGGTCGTGAACGAACACGATCGGCAGCATGAAGCAGAACGATCCAAGGAAGCCGAGAACGATGACGCTGACGCGCGCCTTGTTCACATCGCCGGTCTTCTTCAGGATACGGTCGCTGAGGAGACCGCCGACCGTGTCACCAACCACACCGGCCAGGAACACACCCGCCGCGAACAGCGCCGACTTCTTGATGTTGAGATTGAACTCGTGAAGGAAAAAGGATGGCAGCCAGTTCAGGTACAGCCACAAAATCCAGCCATAGCAGAAGTCGGTCAGCGTCACCGGCATGATGCGTTTGAGGAGCGGTCCCCACGGCACCGACTTCCGCGTGGCCACCACGGTGGCGGGCGGCAGGCCCGTCAATTCCTCAGGCGTGATCTGCGAATGCGTGCGCGGATCGTCGCGGAAGTAGATGAACCACACAACTGCCCAGATCAGCGCCGCGACGCCGAGGAAGATAAATGAATCGCGCCATGAGAACGACACGACGATCAACGCGATCAGCGGCGGCGTCAGCGCGTTTCCCGCGCGCGAGAAAGCATGGGTGATGCCCTGCGCGAAGGCGCGCTGATCGGGCCGCATCCAGTTCGCCAGCGCACGCGTGGCGGTCGGGAACGCAGGCCCCTCGCCCATGCCGAGCGCGAGACGCGACAGGAACAGCGCGGCCAGCCCGCCGACAAAGCCGGTCCAGATCGTCGCGAGGCCGACCAGAGCCGCACACAGCGCGAGCGTCACGCGCGGCCCGAGCCGGTCGCCCAGCCAGCCGCCCGCGATTTGAAAGAATGCGTAGGGATATGCGAAGGCGGAGAATGCGAGCCCGAGCTGGGTCGCGGTCAATCCAAGATCTTTCTGCATGAATGGCGCCGCGGTCGAGATATTCACGCGGTCGACGTAGAAGATGAGATACATCAGGCAAGTGATGAGCAGAACGAAGCGGCTCGCCTTATTACGCATAGCCATTAAGACCTCCCGGTATTTTTTCTTTTCCGCTGTCTGCCGGGTTCGATGCCCAGCTTCGAAGTGACGCGGCTTTATCGGGACATGCTACAGGAGACCAAATCTCATAAGGAAATTGATAATCTGCATCGCAACCATTCGCCGGATTTATCAGCAGAAGGCCGGCGCAAGTTCACCAGCGCCGGCCTTCTTATTCATCGAATGGCGATTATTACTCCGCCACTACAGGAACCGCCTTCCGCCGCGCCAGCGCGTGCTGGATGAACGGCAGCGCGATCACGACCGCCGTGAACGCCACGATGGTTCCTGAGATCGGCCGCGTGAAGAACACGGTCCAATCGTTGCTGAACGAGATCATCGTGTTCATAAACGAGTCTTCAGCTATCGGCCCCAGGATGACGCCCAGCACAAGGGGCGCGAGCGGGAATTTCATACGCTCGAAACCGTAACCGATGACACCGAAGGCAATGATCAGCCACAGGTCGGTGACGTTGTTGCGGATCGAGAGTGCGCCGATGAAGCACAGGATCAGCACGTAGGCCGACACCACCGCTTCGGGGAAGTCGAGAATCTTCACCAGCGGCCGGATCGCGAAATATCCGATGAGACACATGATGGCGAGGCCGAGGAACAGCGACGCGAAGATGGTGTAGACCATTCCGGCCGAGGTCACGAGCACCTGAGGCCCCGGCTGAATTCCGTGCAGCATGAATGCACCGAGAATAACCGCGGTCGCACCAGAGCCGGGAATGCCGAGCGCCAGAAGATGCACGAGCGCACCGCCGACCGATGCCGTCGCGGCGGCCTGCGGCGCGATGATGCCTTCCGCGATGCCGGTGCCCATGTCCTTCGCGCGCCGTCCGAACTTCGCCTCGATTCCGTAGCTGATGAAGGACGCGATCGTGGCACCCGCTCCCGGCAACAGGCCGGTCAGATCGCCGATAACGGCGGAGCGGAAGAACGAGCCCTTCACCTCCTTGAATTCCTTCCAGGTCGGAAGTTCGGTGCGGGCATTGGAGATTTTCTCGATCGGCTTGGTCGAGAAACCCGTCTCGAGCCGGGTGAGAACCTCGCCCACGCCATAGGCACCGACCATGACGACAAGGAATTCGATGCCGTCGGCCAGGATCGGGGAGCCGAACGTGAATCGATAAGCGCCATAAACCGGATCGGTGCCGACCGTCGCAATCAGAATGCCCACCGCCATGCTGATGAAAGCGTTGGCAAGCGAGCCCTTGCCAATCGCGACCACGCTCAACAGACCGAACATCACGATCACGAAATATTCAGGCGAGGAGAAGCGCAGCGCGAACTTCGCCAGCGGCTCGGTCAACGCGACCATCACGACAGCGGAGAGAAGACCGCCGCCGAGCGCCGAGACCAGCGTCCAGCCGAGCGCCTTGGCCGGCTGGCCGTTGCGGCCCATCGTGTAACCGTCCCAAAGCATCGGGACGTCTATGGGCTCACCGGGTATTCGGAACAGAATCGCCGTAAAGGCGCCGCCATATGTGCCGGACACATACATCGCCGTCAGCAGCACGATCGAGGCGGTGACATCCATTTTATAGGTGAACGGCAGCGCCAAAGCGACGCCCATCACCAGCGTGAGGCCCGGCAACACGCCGATCAGCAGGCCGAGGGAAATACCCACGACCAGCATGATCATGTTGATGGGCGTGAGACAGTGAACGAAACCGGTCGCGAGTTGCGAAAGAATATCCATGCTGTCACCACATCCGCGGGATCATGAAGAAAATGTCGTTGGCATAAGCGAAGGGCTCGATGCCTCTCGGCAACGAGACATAGGCGACGCGCAGGAACAGAACGCCGCAAGCCAGCGTGACGAAGACGCTCATGCCCCAGATGACGGCATGCGAACGATAGCCGCCGACATACATAAAGGCGGCCAGGAACAGGAAGGTGCCGAAAATGAATCCGAGATAAGGGAGCGCGACCGCGTAGATCCCCATCAGGACGATGCCGCCGATCAGCATGCGCAGATGCATCGGCTCGGGCTCCTCCTTCTCCTCTTCCTTCTCGAAGGCTTCGAGAAAGCCGGTGGCATCCTCGTTCTTCACGAGGAGCCGCCGGGAAATTTCAAAGAGACAGGAAGCCCCCATCAGCAAGATGGCAAGGCGCGGCCATACCGCCGGCCCCAATTCGCCGGGCCGGGCGGTGTAATCGATAGTGCCTGAATAAATCCAGAGACCAACCGAAATGAGCAGGCCGATGAGATACGGCGCTATCGAACGAACCATCACCTTGTCCATCTGCTGCCGCCATTACTTCGGAGCGATCTTTTTCATGTCTTCCAACTGTTCGCTAACGAACGTGGAAGCATGAGACGAATCCTCGAAGCTGTTCGGATCGCCGTACTGATCCTTCAGGAACTTCTGGTATTCGTCGGACTGATAGACCTTGGCGAGCGCATCCGACAATTTCTTCACGATCTCGGGAGGCGTTCCCGACTTGACGACGATGGCGCGGAATTGAGGCAGCGCGACCTTGTAGCCGAGCTCAAAGGACGACGGCACGTCCTTGAACGCGTCGAGCCGCTTTTCGCCGAACAGCAGAATCGGGCGCATCTGCTTGCCATTGATGAAGGAGGCAACATCGCCCGCCTGCTCGTACAGTGCGTCAGCATGGTCGCCGAGAATCGAAACGTACCGCTCGGACGGCTTGGAGAACGGCACCTGCACGACCTTGACGCCCCCCTTGTCGAGAACGCTCAGGGAGAAGTCATCGACGCTGCCGAAGCCGAGGGTTGCAACCTTCAGCTTGCCCGGGTTGGCCTTGGCTTCCTTCTCGAAATCCTGCCAGGTCTTGAAGTGACTGTCCTGCTTCACGAAGATGAAGGACGGCCCCTTGATCATCACCGCCACCGGCGTGATGTCCTTCATGGTCCAGCGCGGCGTCTTGCCTGCAAGAAGCGCGTGGCTGTCGGCGATATAGATCGCCATCGCATAGCCGTCGGCGGGCGATGCGAGCAATTTCGTCATGCCGGTTGCGCCGGTGCCACCCGGCACGTTCACCACCGGAATGCCCTGCCCGAGCATCGGTTCCATGAGCTTGCTGACGAGACGCGCAAGCTGGTCCGCACCGCCACCGGGCCCCCAGGGGACAATCAATTCAACTGGACGTTCAGGATAGCCTGCCGCCGCAGCGCCGCCACTCAATGGCATGCTGCAAAGAAAAGCGGCGGACAAAACAGCAAAAGCCTTCGCAGCCCAGCGGGCTGGATAACGTATCGCCTCCATAGTCACCTCCCAGCGACGGTTTTATCGACCTTCTTGGTGGGTTAGGTTACCCACTTCACATGAAGTCACTTTTTCGTATGGTGCACGAGGCAGCACTCGTGACAAAATTGATTAGCTGCATGAGCATCATTCGCGGAATTTATCAGTGAATCAAGACCTCGACATTTCGCTATTGCGAACGTTCGTTGCCATCGTCGATACCGGCGGCCTGACATCCGCAGGAAAGAAGGTTGGCCGCACGCAGCCTGCGATCACGCACCAGATCAAACGCCTCGAAGGTTTGGTCGGCCGGACGCTGTTCGGTGAAAACCGGCGGCAACTCGTGCTGACGCCCGACGGAGAAGTGCTGCTCGAATTTGCACGCTCGATGTTGCGCCTCAATGACGAAGCGCGCGGGCGATTCTCGATGCCGGGAATCGCCGGCCACGTCACGCTCGGTACGCCGGACCTGTATGCGGCCTATCTGCTGCCCGAGGTTCTCGACAATTTTTCGCGCGCGCATCCGAATGTGGAAATCCACCTGCGCTGCACCCGCAGCGTCTATCTCAGCGCCGCGCTGGAACGCGAGGAAATCGACATCGCGCTGATGACCAATCAGCCGGGATTCCGGCGCGGCGAATTGATTCGCCACGAGCCCGTGGTGTGGGCGGCAAGTCCAAGCGGAACACAGGAATTGCGGCGTCCCCTGCCGCTCGCGCTGCTGCCGCAAGGCAGCGTCTATCGGCAGATCGCCATCGACGCGCTCAACACCGCCGACCTGCCGTGGACGCTGCGTTCGATCTGCGACAGCTTCGCCGGGCTGCAAGCTGCCGTGCTCTCGGGGATCGCGGTGTCGGCGTTTCCACGCTGCACCATCACGCCCAACATCCGCATTCTGAGCAAAGGCGATGGCTTGCCGGAACTGCCGTCCATCGAAATGGTCCTGCATCGCAAGGAGCAAGGCATTTCGGAAGCCGCCGAGCAACTGGCGCGCTACATCGCGCGTGAGCTCGGCAATCTTCCCTCATCCGGCGAAGGATAAAGCGCGGGCACGCCCAACAAAAAACCCGGCCGCGAAGGCCGGGTTTTTATTTCAGAGCGAATGACGCTGGAGCTTACGCAACCTGCTGCGGCCGCATGTCCTCGCGCTTGATGCCTGCCACGACGACGGGCTTCTTCATCGCGTCGCGGCGGAACGGCTCTCCGAGTTCCTGATTGAGCAACACCTCGATGAACGTGGTGATGCCCTTCTTCTGGTCCTCGCAGGACTGGCGCAGCGCGTTGGTCAGCTCTTCCTGGGTCTTGACCTGAACGCCCTTCAGCCCGCACGCGGTCGCGACCTTGGCGTAGCTCAGGTGACGATCAAGCTCGGTGCCGACGAAGTTGTTGTCGTACCACAGCGTCGTGTTGCGCTTCTCCGCGCCCCACTGGTAGTTGCGGAAGATCACCATGGTGATGCCCGGCCATTCCTCGCGGCCGACCGAACTCATTTCGTTCATGGAGATGCCGAACGCGCCGTCGCCCGCGAAACCGACGCACGGCGTATCGGGGTTGCCGATTTTGGCGCCGATGATCGCCGGGAAGCCGTAGCCGCACGGACCGAACAGGCCCGGCGCGAGATACTTCCGGCCCTCGTCGAACATCGGATAGGCGTTGCCGATGGCGCAGTTGTTGCCGATATCGCTGGAGATGATGGCGTCACGCGGCAGGCCGGCCTGAATCGCGCGCCATGCCTGACGCGGCGACATCAGATCCTTGTCGCGCACGCGGGCGTCCTTGTTCCACGAGGTGCCCGGATCGTCATCCTCGTGATCCATGCTGGAGAGCGTCTGTAGCCACTTCGACTTGGTGGTGTGGATCAGCGCCTTGCGCTCCTCACGTCCGGCATTTCCGGCGCTCGGCGAAAGCTGAGCGAGGATGCCGCGTGCCACCTGCTTGGCGTCGCCGCAGATGCCGACGCTGACCGGCTTGGTCAGGCCGATGCGATCGGGATTGATATCGACCTGGATGATCTTCGCATCCTTCGGCCAGTAGTCGATGCCGTAACCCGGCAGCGTCGAGAACGGATTAAGGCGGGTGCCGAGCGCGAGCACGACATCGGCCTTCGCGACCAATTCCATCGCGGCCTTCGAGCCGTTATAGCCGAGCGGGCCGACAGCAAGGCGATGGCTGCCGGGGAAGGAGTCGTTGTGCTGGTAGTTGTTGCACACCGGAGCGTCGAGCTTCTCGGCCAGTGCCACGCAATCCGGGATCGCGCCACCGATCACCACGCCCGCGCCGGAGAGAATGACGGGGAATTTGGCGTTCGACAGAAGTTTTGCTGCTTCGGCAATCGCGCCTTCGCCGCCCGCCGGACGCTCGAAATCCACGATCGCAGGCAGGTTGACGTCGATCACCTGCGTCCAGAAGTCGCGCGGGATGTTGAGCTGCGCGGGCGCGGAGAGGCGCTTCGCCTTCATGATGACGCGGTTCAGCGTCTCGGCGACGCGCGAGGCATCGCGCACTTCTTCCTGATAGCAAACCATGTCGCGGAACATCGCCATCTGCTCGACTTCCTGGAAGCCGCCCTGCCCGATGGTCTTGTTCGCCGCCTGCGGCGTCACCAGCAGCATCGGGGTGTGATTCCAGTACGCGGTCTTGATCGGGGTAACGAAGCCGGTGATGCCGGGACCGTTCTGCGCGATCGCCATCGCCATCTTGCCGGTGGAGCGGGTGTAGCCGTCGCAGATCAAGCCGCCATTGGTCTCATGGGCGACGTCCCAGAAGGTGATGCCCGCCTTCGGAAACAGATCGGAGATCGGCATGAAGGCCGAACCGATGATGCCGAACGCATGCTCGATGCCATGCATCTGCAAAACTTTCACAAAGGCTTCTTCCGTCGTCATTTTCATGGGCGAACCCTCTCTTTTCTTCACTGTGTTGGACTGGCGTGGATGACCTGAGACCCAGGATTTCCCGCCGTATGTGCCATGCAGCTTGACGAGGCGCAACGAATATCTCAATTTCAATTTTAAGACGTTTCATTTATCGGAATAATGGTGTAGAAGATGGGTATGAACGAGCTTTTCGGCGCCCTCAAACCGCTGGCCCTGCTGGAAGCCATCGCCGGGCTGCAACATCCGGCAAGCCTCGCCGAACTCGCCGTGAATGTCGGCGTACCGAAACCAACGATGCATCGCTGGCTTGGTTCGCTCGAACATGCGGGTCTCATTCAGCGCACGCCGGACGGGCGGCGCTATGAACTCGCGATGCGCGCGACCCAGCTTGCGTTTTCGATCCTGTCGAACCGCCCCGGCGGCGCTCTGCGGCACGAGATCCTGCGCCGCGTGGTGCAGGAGGTCGGCGAATCCTGCAATCTCACCGTGCTCGACGGCACGCAGGTCACCTATCTCGACCGCGTTGAATCCAAATGGCCGTTGCGCATCACGTTCCAGCAGGGCTCGAAGGTCCCCGCTTATTGCTCCGCGAGCGGCAAACTGTTTCTCGCGCTGATGCAGCCGGCGAAACGCGACCTCGTTATTTCCGAGATGAATTTCGAGCGCATGACGGAGCATACCGTCGTTGAAAAACCCGCTTTGCTCAATGAACTGTCAGACATTCGTCGTGACGGCTACGCACTCGACCGCGAAGAATTCCTCGCGGGCCTCGTCTGTCTCGCCGTGCCTATCATCCATCAGAAGGGCCGCAATCGTGTCTGCGCCGCGGCGCTGGCGATCCAGGCCCCGGTGACACGCATGTCGCAAGCCGAAATGATCAAGAAAATCCCAATTCTGCAAAATGCCGCCAAGGCCATGAGCGCAACGATCAGCGCCGACGTCGGAGCCGCCTGATGCCGTCCACTTCCTCGCACCCGAAACTCGATGCTCTTGAGCAAGCCGCGCGCGGCAAGGGCCGCCTGAGCGTCGCCGTCGCCTACCCCTGCTCGACCGACGCACTCGCCGCCGCGTTGGCGGCCTACCAGGAAGGCATCATCGAGCCGATCCTTGTCGGTCCGCGCCGTCGCATCGAAGCCTGCGCGGCGGAGTTGAAAGCGAGCCTCGACGGCCTGCGTCTTGTCGATGCCGATGACGATCCTGTGCTGTCCTCGCGGGCGGCCGTGGCGCTGGTCAGCGCGGGCGAAGCCAAATCCCTGATGAAAGGCTCGCAGCACACCGACGAACTCCTCGGAGCCGTGGTTTCACGCGAAGCCAACCTGCGCACCTCGCGCCGCATGAGTCATGTGTTCTGGTTCGACTGTCCCGCCTATCACAAACCGCTGATGATCACCGACGCGGTGGTCAACATCCAGCCGGGGCTGAAAGAGAAGGTCGATATCCTCGCCAATGCGGTCGATTTCGCGCACCGCATCGGCTTTGAGGCGCCGAAGGTCGCGATCCTGTCGTCGGTCGAAACCGTCAATCCCGACCTGCAATCCAGCATGGATGCAGCAGCACTGACCAAGATGGCCGACCGCGGCCAGATCGCCGGCGCGATCGTTGACGGCCCGCTCGCTTTCGACAATGCGATTTCGGCGCAGTCCGCCAGGACCAAGAAGATCGCCTCCGCAGTCGCGGGCGATCCCGACCTTCTGGTGGTGCCGAACCTCGATGTCGGCAACATTCTCTACAAGTCGTTCATCTATATGGGCGGCGGCGAATGCGCGGGCGTCGTGCTCGGCGCGAAGGTGCCGGTGATTCTCACAAGCCGGGCGGACTCGCGACGCGCGCGCATCGCATCCTGCGCGCTGGCGCGATTGAGTCTGTCCTAAGGCTCCTGATTCAAAACGATCTTCAAAACAAAAACGGCCCGGTATGAACCGGGCCGTTTCAGTTTGTAACATTGTCTCGTTTACGCGACGAGTGCCGCTGGTGCCGTGCCGCCCGCCTCGATGCGCTTGCGCGCCAGACGGGAAATCCACACCGCCGATAGCGCGCTGACCACACCGGCAAAGACGCAGTACCAGGCAATCGCC
The nucleotide sequence above comes from [Pseudomonas] carboxydohydrogena. Encoded proteins:
- a CDS encoding bifunctional enoyl-CoA hydratase/phosphate acetyltransferase codes for the protein MPSTSSHPKLDALEQAARGKGRLSVAVAYPCSTDALAAALAAYQEGIIEPILVGPRRRIEACAAELKASLDGLRLVDADDDPVLSSRAAVALVSAGEAKSLMKGSQHTDELLGAVVSREANLRTSRRMSHVFWFDCPAYHKPLMITDAVVNIQPGLKEKVDILANAVDFAHRIGFEAPKVAILSSVETVNPDLQSSMDAAALTKMADRGQIAGAIVDGPLAFDNAISAQSARTKKIASAVAGDPDLLVVPNLDVGNILYKSFIYMGGGECAGVVLGAKVPVILTSRADSRRARIASCALARLSLS